CTCGCCGACCGCATCCGAGCGCTCCTCGCTCGACACCTCGAGCAGACAGGGTCGCCCCTTGCCGCCTCGCTGCTCGAACAGTTCGAATCGGACAGCGACGCGACGCTCGCCCGCTTCACCAGGCTCATTCCACGCGGCTACTCCCGCGTTCTCGATATCCGATCCCGCGCCGCTGCGGCAGGCGTCGACCCCGACGGCGGCGCCGTCTGGACCGAAATTCTGGAGGCAACTCATGGCTGATTCACGCGGATTTCTGCAGGTTCGAGAACGCGAGCTTGCCGCAAAGCGCCCGGTCGCGCTCCGGCTGCTCGACTGGAAAGAGGTTGTCGAGCTGGGCGACAAGAACGTCGTCGGCAGACAGGCGTCTCGCTGTATGGACTGCGGCGTCGCGTTCTGCCACCAGGGCTGCCCACTTGGCAACCTCATCCCCGAATGGAACGACCTCGTGCACCGCGATCGTGGGCGCGAGGCGATCGAGCGCCTTCACGCGACAAACAATTTCCCGGAGTTCACCGGCAGGGCATGCCCCGCGCCGTGCGAGTCGGCCTGCGTGCTCGGTATCAACCAACCTGCCGTCACGATCAAACAGATTGAAAACCACATCATCGACGAGGCGTTCGCAGCGGGGTGGGTGACACCTCAGCCGCCGTCGCGCCTCACCGGGAAGACCGTGGCAGTTGTCGGGTCAGGTCCTGCGGGTCTCGCGGCGGCCCAGCAACTCACCCGAGCCGGGCACACCGTCGCCGTATACGAGCGCGACGAAGAGCCTGGCGGACTGCTCAGATTCGGCATTCCGGACTTCAAACTCGAGAAGGCACTGGTGGCGCGCCGCGTCGAGCAGCTGAGAGCTGAGGGCACGAGGTTCAGGTGCGGCATTGAGATCGGAAAGGACATGTCGTGGAGCGAATTGCGCCGCCGTTTCGACGCGGTCGTCATCGCGACTGGGGCTACAGTGCCGCGTGAGCTCGTGCTGCCCGGAAGGCATCACGCGGGGATCCTGCCCGCGATGGAATACTTGGCCGCGGCAAACCGTGCGGTGTCGGCAACCGACGCGGCAGGGGCGCTCGACAGCATCGGCGAAACTGCAGCGGGAAAGCATGTGGTTGTCATCGGCGGCGGCGATACCGGGGCCGACTGCGTTGGCACCGCGCACAGGCAGGGCGCCCTCTCGGTAACGAGCCTCGCGATTGGCAAACGACCCGGCGCGCTCAGGCCGACGGGCCAGCCGTGGCCCATGCATCCGACGGTGTTTGAGGTATCGAGCTCCCACGAGGAGGGTGGCGAGCGGGCCTACCTCGCATCGACAGTCGAGTTCCTCGGGGAGGACGGGCGGCTCACGGGATTGCGGGTCGCCGAGACCGGATTCTCGGAGAGTGGTCGAGGCCCAATCCCGGGAACCGAGCGAGATATTCCGGCGGACCTCGTTCTCATCGCTATGGGGTTCACTGGCCCAGAAGCGATCTCAGATCCTGGTCTCGAACTGGCGCTGGACTCGAGCGGGGCGTTCTCACGTGCCGCCGACTTCTCGACGCCCCAGCCCGGGGTGTTTGTCGCTGGCGACGCGGGGCGCGGCCAGTCGCTTATCGTCTGGGCGATCGCAGAGGGCCGCGCGGCTGCAGCTGCGGTCGACAGCTACCTCACAGGATCGACGGTATTGCCGAGCCCTGTGACAGCCAAAAGCATGGCGTTTGCTTAGAGCGGAAGGTGAGGGCGTAGGGCCGCACGGGGCACGGGGATATCCTTGGGAACAGCAACGCTGTTTCGTGAGGAAGGGATCCGTAGATGACTTCGACCGTAGTGTTTGGTGGCTCTGGGTATGCGGGTTCGCACATTGTCGAGGCTGCCGCAGTGCGCGGGCTGCCCGTCACGAGCGTCACGCGAAGGGAATCGGCGACACAGATCGCCGGAGCGAGCTACAAGCTCGGCTCGCTGCTTGACCCGGCTGACCGGGCGGCAGCGCTCGCCGACGCCGACGTCGTTGTCGTCGCCGTCGCCCCGCGCGGCGACATGGCAGGCAAACTGCGCGCGGCGATCGCTGAGCTCGCGGCTGAGGCTGAGGCCGCAGGCGTTCGTCTTGGCGTCATCGGTGGCGCAGGTTCGTTGCAGCAGACCGCGGGTGGGCCGCGGCTTGCAGAATTGCCTGAGTTCGGGGACGAGTATCGCCCAGAGGCGCTCGAAATGGGCGGAGTGCTCGACGACCTTCTCGCGCGAGGCGGCGAGCTCGACTGGTTCTTTGTGAGCCCGCCAGGGGACTTCGGCCCGTGGGCCGCGGGGGAGTACCGCGGCGAGTACAGAGTCGGAGGCGACGTCGTCTTGACCGACGAGAACGGGGTCTCGGCTATCGGTGGAGCCGACTTTGGCGTAGCGATCGTTGACGAGATTGAAGATCCTGCGCACCGGCGAGAGCGGTTCACTGTCGCCTACTGAGCATGATGGGAGCCGGTACGCTGGGCAGGTGAATATTGCTCTCGTTGTCAAACTCCGCGAAGACCTCGCGGGCGCTCAGTACTCACTCACCGGCCTCACTGCCCTCTGGGGCGCCGCGGCAGAGGGCGCGCGCAGGCGCGGCGTATTCGCCCCTGCACGCAGGGTGCTTGCCGGGCGTGAACGGACTCCGTTAACGACACTCGGCCGACTCTTCCTGCTCGGCGAAGAGGTGAGCGCTGAGGAGCTGGACGCCGCTCTTCCGACCCTCGGATCGGCGGGAGCAGCGGAGCTTGGGCTCGTGGCCCACGGAGCCAACTCGGTGTTTCATGCTGTGTTGTCTGTGAACCCCGTCACCCTCGTCGGCAAGGCCGGGGAACAGACCCTTCAGCGTGGAGGTGCCACCGAGTGGTGGATCATCTCCGACCTCGACGATGAACTACGCGGGGGTCCAGCGGGGCCGGACCATGTGATGGGTGTCGGGGGCGCAACGCGGACGCTCATCTCACAGCTGCCACCGGTCACCGGCGGCGCGGCGCTCGACCTCGGCACAGGGTGTGGCATCGTCGCGATGCACCTCGCCGAGCTCGGGGCGGAACGCGTTGTCGCGACTGACATTTCGGAACGCGCTCTGAAGCTCGCCGCCGCAAACGCGGAGCTGAACGGGTTTGCCGGGCGGATCGAGTTTCGGCTCGGCAGCCTCTTCGAGCCAGTCGCTGGCGAAGACTTCTCGCTCATCGTCTCGAACCCTCCGTTCGTCATCACCCCTCGCTCGGCGAGCGAGGGTGCCCGCTACGAGTACCGAGACGGAGGTATGACTGGGGACGAGCTCGCCGCAACCGTGGTTCGCGAGGCACCCGGCTTTCTGGCGCCAGCGGGCGCATTTGTGTGCCTCGCGAACTGGGAGACCGAATGGGGCGGCAGGGGGCTCGAGCGAGTTCGCGGCTGGATCCTCGACGCCGCCGAACGCA
Above is a window of Leucobacter aridicollis DNA encoding:
- a CDS encoding glutamate synthase subunit beta — protein: MADSRGFLQVRERELAAKRPVALRLLDWKEVVELGDKNVVGRQASRCMDCGVAFCHQGCPLGNLIPEWNDLVHRDRGREAIERLHATNNFPEFTGRACPAPCESACVLGINQPAVTIKQIENHIIDEAFAAGWVTPQPPSRLTGKTVAVVGSGPAGLAAAQQLTRAGHTVAVYERDEEPGGLLRFGIPDFKLEKALVARRVEQLRAEGTRFRCGIEIGKDMSWSELRRRFDAVVIATGATVPRELVLPGRHHAGILPAMEYLAAANRAVSATDAAGALDSIGETAAGKHVVVIGGGDTGADCVGTAHRQGALSVTSLAIGKRPGALRPTGQPWPMHPTVFEVSSSHEEGGERAYLASTVEFLGEDGRLTGLRVAETGFSESGRGPIPGTERDIPADLVLIAMGFTGPEAISDPGLELALDSSGAFSRAADFSTPQPGVFVAGDAGRGQSLIVWAIAEGRAAAAAVDSYLTGSTVLPSPVTAKSMAFA
- a CDS encoding NAD(P)-dependent oxidoreductase, with amino-acid sequence MTSTVVFGGSGYAGSHIVEAAAVRGLPVTSVTRRESATQIAGASYKLGSLLDPADRAAALADADVVVVAVAPRGDMAGKLRAAIAELAAEAEAAGVRLGVIGGAGSLQQTAGGPRLAELPEFGDEYRPEALEMGGVLDDLLARGGELDWFFVSPPGDFGPWAAGEYRGEYRVGGDVVLTDENGVSAIGGADFGVAIVDEIEDPAHRRERFTVAY
- a CDS encoding DUF7059 domain-containing protein, whose protein sequence is MNIALVVKLREDLAGAQYSLTGLTALWGAAAEGARRRGVFAPARRVLAGRERTPLTTLGRLFLLGEEVSAEELDAALPTLGSAGAAELGLVAHGANSVFHAVLSVNPVTLVGKAGEQTLQRGGATEWWIISDLDDELRGGPAGPDHVMGVGGATRTLISQLPPVTGGAALDLGTGCGIVAMHLAELGAERVVATDISERALKLAAANAELNGFAGRIEFRLGSLFEPVAGEDFSLIVSNPPFVITPRSASEGARYEYRDGGMTGDELAATVVREAPGFLAPAGAFVCLANWETEWGGRGLERVRGWILDAAERNGSALDAWVIERDRVDTVQYAETWARDGGARPGQPEFDTLLEAWLEDFGARHVVTIGLGAIHIRRAAVAGTQDGRSASVIHVDQATGGLAATELGAALNATFTAGVAAERASDAEVLATRWVRARDVREERIHTPGEESPNAIALITDRPIERRVAADTLLAAALGACDGDLTLQQIADALATLLEVDATAAREALVAGVRELAWLGMVAAERAGQL